gggagtgggggttgaaaggaggtggaggggaaagggagtgggaggggaagggggagaaaagaggggggagggtgtcacAAGATGgttagagaaaggggagggatggggggagagaacaAAATTGTTGGAAACAGGAATGGTTGGGGGGAGGGCGTAAGATGgttagaggaaagggaggaagggaggggggcacaAAATTGTTGGagtaagaggggaagagaaaaaggaagagaaaagtgggggaggagcaggaggaggatacAAAATGgctggaagaaggggaagggaagaaggagggacccAAGACagtagaaggaagggaggaaggaggggaacacaggaagacgaaaaggaagaggagatagagaaaaggagaggagggacttGGAAAATAAGTTAGGTGTCAGAGGTTAGCACTTTTTTAGCCCCtgcctctaccccttccccctcttaccccccaccatcacccccacccccacccctcccccctttcccacacaGCCATTTCTCGATTGACTTTATTGTTGAAGCGGCACAATAGGGCAACATTACAGCCGTCAATGACAATCTATTACACTTCGATCACCTTATTGGCAAAAGCCTCAAGTGACAACAGTCCGCGACAAAGTTACAAGGTTCATTTCTCTGTTCCGCGGGAGTTGGCTCTGGGAGAGAAAATTGTTCGGGTTTTGGGCCGTTCCGGGGAAATGTTTTTTGAAGAATGAtagaaggatatttttttttctttatgtctttcataacacaaacaaaaaaaaaaaaacattcaaaaagaaagaaataaaagcaaaaaaaaaaaaaaaaaaaaaaaacacaaccttcGCCAATAACTTCCCCACAGATATTTCTTCCATCACAAGTTTTCGAGGCTTTTCTTGCATCCCAACTTCttaataattttacaattttcCCGGGACTGTCTCCCAGTCCGTGCCTGCTTTTTACTTGACGGGATCTGAGGCCCCTGGAACTTCCCGTCCGGCGGTCCAGAAGCAATAAATCATCTGCCGGTTCCAAGACGCCTCCTGGCATCCCAAAAAGCCCGAAAATGTATACAAGGGAGAAAGACCGACGTCCCTGAGGCTGTGATTTGCCTTAGGCGTTTTGACTGACTGATGCGCATCGGCTTCGGGTCTCGGGCTTCGGGTCTCGGGCTTCGGGTCTCGGGCTTCGGGTCTCGGGCTTCGGGTCTCGGGCTTCGGGTCTCGGGCTTCGGGTTCTCGGGCTTCGGGTCTCGGGCTTCGGGTTCTCGGGCTTCGGGTCTCGGGCTTCGGGTCTCGGGCTTCGGGTTCTCGGGCTTCGGGTCTCGGGCTTCGGGTCTCGGGCTTCGGGTTCTCGGGCTTCGGGTCTCGGGCTTCGGGTTCACGGGCTTCGGGTTCTCGGGCTTCGGGTCTCGGGCTTCGGGTTCTCGGGCTTCGGGTCTCGGGCTTCGGGTTCTCGGGCTCCGGGTCTCGGGCTTCGGGTTCTCGGGCTTCGGGTCTCGGGCTTCGGGTTCTCGGACTTCGGGTTCTCGGGCTTCGGGTCTCGGGCTTCGTGGGATTGTCTTGTGGCTCGCgatgttattcttttcttttcttttctttttttttcgttttttttttttttttgtttcgttgagGCTtcaggtatttttttattttatcattattattttttcttttttcattttgtaggcttctctttttttatggagGAGGCGGGGGATATTTATCTTTCTGATAAAAGAGGGATATTAGAAAATCAACGctagaataaggagaaagaaaatatcgAGGTTTCCTCTTCACGAGACAGAACAGGAATACACAGGGAAGGAAACGCAAAAGCGCAAaagggaagagcgaaagagaatgagagagagagagagagagagagagagagagagagagagagagagagagagagagagagagagagagagagagagaatgagagagagaaagagagagagaaaaagagagagagagagagagagagagagagagaatgagagagaaatagagagagaaaaagagagagagagagagagattgacgcgACGGCATTTGAAATGAGAATGAATTCTTtaaaggtggggaggaagagacagaatacCAGAAACAAGAGAGGATCAAGAAAGggtaagtgagagaaagaggggagtaggggaagatataacaggagaaagagggataaagaaggaggagaagaaggggggaaagaggtagaggggaggaggaggggaaagagggagaaaggaggagacgaagagggtaaaggggaaagacgggagaaaagaggagaggagacgaagagggtaaaggggaaaggcgagagagaaaagggagggggagacgaagaggataaagagggaaaCGGGAGAcgaagaggataaagagggagaggggagtgaagaggggatACGTGGGGTTATTGCTATTCAGCGACACTAAACCCATTTCGGTGCCCCAGTTTACAAATGATGGCGGACCGAGTAATGCTTTGTTTGGCCTCCTTGCTGATGGGATTAGACCAATCTTCGCCCTTTTATTGGGGAGATCGGGATCGgcgccccccccacccacccccaccccttttctgcTTCCTTTATTGCTTTTAAATCGAAGGCGGGAAAACGTGGCTCGTCTTTTCTTTGAGGAGGGAGACGcgtctagtttttgttttttgtttttgttttttgtttattcttttatattttcatctctatctagaatttttttctctctctttttctttctttctttctttttttattttctttatctttcttctttttttcatcttctttttctttcttcttctatatttAAGATTTGCAAGTTATTCTAATGTtgaaaagatttaaaataaacATTGTTCAGAagaattttcttattcttaaaatagacgatagatagatagatagatagacagacagatctctagacagatagatctataaacagataagtaaatagacagatagataaatataaataggtagatagatagatagatagatattgagagagagagagagagagaaagagagagagagagagagagagagagagagagagagagagagagagagagagagagagagagagagagagagagagagagagaaagagagagagagagagagagagagaagagaaagaggctaAAGAGAGGTTAAGAAAGATGGATGAAGAGTAGGAAAGGCGAGACCTggtgaggaagtgggggggggggtgaaggagaaggaatgatggggagcgaaggaagagaggtgggaggggcggAGAAGAGAataatggatggatagagaggagagagagagagagagagagagagagagagagagagagagagagggagagagagagagagagagagagagagagagagagagagagagagagagagagagagagagagagagagagagagagggagggaatggggaaagaggagtaaaggagagtgatgggggggaggggcatggggcgatggggggaaagggggaagggtaggaaaaAGTGAAATATCTAGCCGATATTCATAACCAGGGCGGCACTTGGGACCAGAGGGCCACGAGGACGGGAGAAGTGCCAGTCCTTCTGGCATCCTCGTCATATTAAGGAGCTCATGAGGGAACATCCGGGATTTATGGAGCTTCAGTACTTgtaataagaaaggaaaggaatgcaggagcttttttttcttttttttttttgtgtggcctCGGAAGAATGCTGGGGTCACGTGtggattgtttgttgttgttagatattgtggttgttatatatatgtatatatcatatgttctctctctctctctctctctctctctctctctctctctctctctctctctctctctctctctctctctctctctctctctctctctctctctctctctcctctttctccttctctttctcctctttctttctgcctatctatccctttatctatccttctgtctttctttatatatttactacaaaaaaattctccatcttttctttttcttcgtattttctgTCCATATatcatttagcttttttttcccctttattaaacagagtcgttttccttttcttttttccttcgcttttttgtgttttattaaagGTCTGCGCGGATGGCATGAATGTCTAAGgattttttcattactgttattcattttcattattactattgccattgcaattatcattattcttatcagattaatttctttattattgttattatcatcatcatctttattatcattattattattattattattattattattattattattattattattattattattattattattatcatcatcattattactactatcattttcatcattattataattatcatcatcatcatcatcatcatctttatcattattaccattatcatcatctttataactaTTCCtttattccagttttttttttccgctgagATGAAAAATTAGAATGGTtatccctccaaaaaaaaaatattaaaaaagaaaatgagtgtTAGAATTTGTTATCGCTAGTGTGACTTTTTACGTAACATCTTAttcgataataaaaaataacttcagatagatatagattcgaTTAACAATTAGCAATCATCTATTTCGTTTCTTAGTAATCATCAAAGATaagaaatgggaggaaaaaaggaaagaaaatggaaaaaagaaaggaatatatgATAACGGTCcagcaaaggaaatgaaaataaaagagagaaaggagaagaaaaaattccaagaagaaagaaggaaatggagagaaagaagaaaaaaatggcataaagaaagaaggaaagggaaagaaataagaaaaagtgaaaaagaaaaaagaaaaaaggaaggaaagaagaaaaagtgaaaaagaacaagagaaaaagacaacaagaaaaaagaaaagaaacgaatacaaaaaagaacaaaaaaagagagagaaagaaaaagaaaagaaagagagagaaaaaaacggggaaagagagaaagcgagaaaaaaaaatggcggccGATAAGTCAGGCAGCTACCGTCTCCAGATAAACTTGTTTGCAACCTTTAATGGACCTTTTTCTACGCAGGCGCCACAATGGGAGTTGATTTAAGCTTCTCTTTACACATGGTAGTAATGGTTACATATGGGTGTGGTTATTGCGTTATTATTAGCCATTAACTTGACCTCGACTTGTTAGCAAGAGGATTTCGATAACGTAATAAGTGAGTTGATATTCGATTACCGTTTGGCGTTGCTTATCCGGACGCTAATGACGGTGCCAATTAAGGTCGTCACGAATGCCAAGTGCCACGCCAAGGGGTCGGTGACACGTGGggcaaaaatatgtatgtatatttatgatgtaCAGCAAATAACAAGGCTATACATTAATCCTCTTGGCCGACGTAACAACAGCAGTCCCCTCTtttgccctttccctccccctccccttcaaccccaacccccacccttccccaaccccccaccccctgtaaTTACCTCCAGAGACCCCCTAAAAGTAACCCCGCGAACTAAAGAAAAATTCGTGGAAAGTTGTGGGTTGGACGGATCCGGGGTAAAATTGGGCTGTCACTCGCAGCCGCTCGGCCTGACATGTCTGGACATGTCGGCCCGCCTGCCGCCACCCTGGTTGTCATGGTTACCAGTCTCTACACTGTTGCCACACTCGAGGCTTCTCCTCTCTCGTACTTT
This genomic interval from Penaeus monodon isolate SGIC_2016 chromosome 37, NSTDA_Pmon_1, whole genome shotgun sequence contains the following:
- the LOC119596227 gene encoding pollen-specific leucine-rich repeat extensin-like protein 1 gives rise to the protein MFPHELLNMTRMPEGLALLPSSWPSGPKCRPGYEYRPRPEAREPEVREPEARDPKPENPKPETRSPRTRSPRPEAREPEARDPKPENPKPVNPKPETRSPRTRSPRPEARDPKPENPKPETRSPRPEAREPEARDPKPENPKPETRSPRPEARDPKPETRSPRPEARDPKPMRISQSKRLRQITASGTSWWPELDPLGSLVPEEFFGSVERLRNGS